In one Bacteroidota bacterium genomic region, the following are encoded:
- a CDS encoding protein-glutamate O-methyltransferase CheR has product MKPQDFEFLRTLVQRESGISLYEEKMYLINARLKPVLKQRNLQNIDELIIRLRWQPTPQLIQEVINVLTIHETFFFRDDAPFDVLRTTVLPALIKARSEARSLNIWSAACSSGQEPYSIAMMLREYFPELRNWHIYIYATDISAPILEKARAGQYSQFEVERGLPANFLIYFEQDGQGWRVKEAIRTMVTFETANLVQPWPAYTPAMDIILMRNVLIYFENDTKKKILGNVKKYLHHDGYLFLGQSETVSQLDTSFELCHYSSSSCFRLAPVYTQQAVSQ; this is encoded by the coding sequence ATGAAGCCGCAAGATTTTGAATTCCTGAGAACCCTCGTGCAGCGGGAAAGTGGAATCTCGCTGTATGAAGAGAAAATGTACCTCATCAATGCGCGGCTAAAGCCCGTGTTGAAGCAAAGGAATCTCCAGAACATTGATGAACTTATCATCCGTTTGAGATGGCAGCCTACGCCGCAGCTCATTCAGGAAGTCATTAATGTCCTTACCATCCACGAGACATTCTTTTTTAGGGATGATGCACCGTTCGATGTGTTGCGTACCACGGTGCTGCCGGCCCTCATCAAAGCACGGAGCGAGGCCCGTAGCTTGAATATCTGGAGCGCAGCCTGCTCAAGTGGACAGGAGCCGTATAGCATCGCCATGATGCTGCGGGAATACTTCCCTGAACTGCGAAACTGGCACATCTACATTTATGCAACTGATATCTCAGCGCCCATTCTCGAAAAAGCACGTGCAGGACAATACTCTCAATTTGAAGTAGAGCGCGGCTTGCCGGCCAATTTCCTGATATATTTTGAGCAAGATGGGCAAGGATGGCGCGTGAAAGAAGCCATACGCACCATGGTAACCTTCGAAACAGCCAACCTTGTACAACCATGGCCGGCCTACACTCCTGCGATGGACATTATCCTGATGCGCAACGTGCTTATCTATTTCGAAAATGACACCAAGAAGAAAATCCTGGGCAACGTTAAGAAATATCTCCACCACGACGGATACCTGTTCCTGGGGCAGTCCGAAACCGTCTCCCAACTCGATACTTCGTTTGAACTCTGTC
- a CDS encoding chemotaxis response regulator protein-glutamate methylesterase, with translation MIQVLIVDESVLERRLIKKALEEDPEIGVASTAPNGLIALRKVDQLDPDLILLDINLPDMDGIDALRIMKNMRPKTPIIVFTAHNENAAASTIQALELGAADFIEKPSGARDFEESKSLIARSLVPKIKAIHHQIQTPHIRIPAVQKGFESLRPRSNTHIKPKHIDCVAIGVSTGGPDALVKIFPSFPADFPIPIVIVQHMPPLFTKNLADRLDTISELDVKECRPGDVLYKGGAWVAAGGFHMTVRKAMGQVIISTSKDTPEVGCRPSVNVLFRSVARAFGANVLAVMLTGMGKDGLEGSRHIVDAGGTLIAQDEASSVVWGMPGAVARAGLTDTLIPLARMGDEIVQRTARNTRSYTYQPEYNEAARF, from the coding sequence ATGATTCAGGTACTTATTGTCGATGAATCAGTACTGGAACGCCGGCTCATCAAAAAGGCGCTTGAGGAAGATCCCGAGATAGGTGTTGCCAGCACCGCTCCCAATGGCCTGATTGCGCTTCGAAAGGTTGACCAACTCGATCCAGACCTCATTCTCCTGGATATCAACCTGCCAGACATGGACGGCATTGATGCCCTGCGCATCATGAAAAACATGCGGCCCAAAACACCAATTATTGTTTTTACGGCGCACAATGAAAACGCAGCAGCCTCAACCATCCAAGCCCTTGAACTTGGAGCTGCCGATTTTATTGAGAAGCCGTCTGGCGCACGAGACTTTGAGGAGAGCAAATCCTTGATAGCCAGAAGCCTGGTTCCTAAAATCAAGGCCATTCACCACCAAATCCAGACCCCTCACATCCGAATCCCTGCAGTACAGAAGGGGTTCGAATCGTTACGCCCTCGCTCAAACACGCATATCAAGCCGAAGCATATCGACTGCGTAGCGATTGGGGTATCAACGGGGGGCCCAGATGCCCTTGTCAAAATTTTCCCAAGCTTCCCGGCTGATTTTCCTATTCCGATTGTAATTGTCCAGCACATGCCGCCGTTGTTTACCAAGAACCTTGCGGATCGGCTGGATACGATTTCAGAACTTGATGTAAAGGAATGCCGGCCGGGCGACGTCTTATACAAAGGGGGGGCTTGGGTAGCCGCTGGCGGATTCCACATGACAGTCCGCAAAGCCATGGGACAGGTTATTATCAGTACAAGCAAAGATACGCCTGAGGTGGGCTGCAGGCCTTCTGTAAACGTTTTATTCAGGTCGGTAGCGCGCGCTTTTGGTGCCAACGTCCTTGCAGTCATGTTAACAGGTATGGGAAAAGACGGTCTGGAAGGTAGCCGACACATTGTGGACGCCGGCGGTACCCTGATTGCACAGGACGAAGCCAGTTCTGTGGTTTGGGGCATGCCTGGTGCTGTCGCTCGCGCCGGCCTTACCGATACGCTGATTCCTCTGGCCCGAATGGGTGATGAAATTGTCCAACGGACAGCACGCAACACTCGGTCATATACCTATCAACCGGAATACAATGAAGCCGCAAGATTTTGA
- a CDS encoding PAS domain-containing protein has product MQTLEYLKESVASKNLDQGIKAGGLQGHNNLNDKFHIDDFNLRQRREFLRLGEEEKAIMIELIPWAKTNGPRIIKDLYDWQFSFPNTTAIFDDMSAARSIRTTELRKQLESTHTAYFTGCFTGAREDWGLEYFESRLHMGTKNDQHNMPFKWFVGSYAELLSLTLQQLKKSYDDEDFIEKAQSIITRVFLLDIQAVGDASLLNTVDALGIDLGGIETVQDTDLTDHLGQIRNEMSITQQQNDDYEGQLNAINQSFAVIEFELDGTIRHANINFLNTLGYSLEEVQGQHHRMFVSPEEAYSAAYKDFWDALGEGKYQAGEFMRLDKKGNEVWIQASYNPVLDQNGDPFKIVKYASEITEQVTMRSYFKSQLEAINKSQAVIEFELDGTIITANENFLKTLGYSLEEIQRKHHRMFVTPAHAKSARYKNFWELLGRGEYQSGEFMRVAKDGSERWIQASYNPVFNPQGQPVKVVKYATDVTETVLARANFQGQLDAIHKSQAVIEFELDGTIITANDNFLNTLGYSLREVQGQHHSMFATPELANSAEYKAFWEQLGYGEYQSGEFMRVAKDGSNVWIQASYNPIYNPQGQPYKVVKYATDITEQVTSRANFEGQLDAIHKSQAVIEFELDGTILTANDNFLNTLGYSLGEVQGQHHSMFATSEFAASAEYKAFWARLGRGEYQSGEFMRVAKDGAEVWIQASYNPIYNPEGEAYKVVKYATDITEQVMARANFEGQLEAIHKSQAVIEFELDGTIITANDNFLQALGYTLNEVQGKHHRIFVDRAYAQSQEYKDFWASLNQGRYQSGEFKRFGSSGNEVWIQASYNPIYDPNGKPIKVVKYASDVTAAVQSKIHLKESVDSMLEVVDAASRGDLSIAVGVSGEDAIGKMGEGLQRFIENLKETIIKIDDSAQMLTSASEQLSAVSETMGGSATETSSQANLVAAAAEQVSSNIQTVAAGAEEMTASIKSVASSAGEASRVANEAVQAAEQTNQTVSKLGESSTEIGKVIKVITSIAQQTNLLALNATIEAARAGEAGKGFAVVANEVKELAKQTAQATEEISQKIEAIQTDTQGAVQAISHISSIIGQINEFQGTIATAVEEQSSTTSEIARNVHEAAKGSAEIAENITKVAMAAESTSSGASDTSSATMELTKMANTLQNIVAQFKY; this is encoded by the coding sequence ATGCAAACGTTAGAATATCTAAAAGAGTCTGTTGCGTCGAAGAACCTCGACCAAGGCATCAAAGCAGGTGGTCTACAGGGCCATAACAACCTCAATGACAAATTCCATATAGACGACTTCAACCTCAGACAGCGGCGGGAATTTCTCCGGTTGGGCGAAGAGGAAAAGGCGATTATGATTGAGTTGATTCCCTGGGCCAAAACCAATGGTCCAAGGATCATCAAAGATTTGTATGACTGGCAATTCAGCTTTCCGAATACTACGGCGATTTTTGATGACATGAGCGCTGCGCGCAGCATTCGCACCACCGAATTGCGGAAGCAGCTGGAAAGCACACATACGGCCTATTTCACGGGCTGTTTTACTGGCGCTCGCGAAGACTGGGGGCTCGAATATTTTGAAAGCCGGCTGCACATGGGCACTAAAAATGATCAGCACAACATGCCTTTCAAGTGGTTTGTGGGATCTTATGCAGAACTACTTTCACTAACCCTCCAGCAGCTTAAAAAATCGTATGACGACGAAGACTTCATCGAAAAGGCCCAGTCGATCATTACCCGCGTCTTTTTGCTAGACATCCAGGCTGTTGGCGATGCATCGCTGCTGAACACAGTTGACGCGCTTGGCATTGATCTAGGCGGCATTGAAACGGTTCAGGACACAGACCTTACCGACCATCTCGGACAAATCAGAAACGAGATGTCAATTACCCAGCAGCAGAATGATGACTATGAAGGGCAACTCAATGCCATTAATCAGTCTTTTGCTGTCATTGAATTTGAATTGGATGGCACCATCCGGCACGCCAATATTAACTTCCTAAACACACTGGGCTACAGCCTTGAAGAAGTGCAAGGGCAACACCACCGGATGTTTGTTAGCCCGGAAGAAGCCTACAGCGCGGCTTACAAAGATTTCTGGGACGCACTGGGTGAAGGGAAATACCAAGCCGGCGAATTTATGCGGCTTGATAAAAAAGGAAATGAAGTCTGGATTCAAGCTTCTTATAACCCCGTACTTGACCAAAACGGCGATCCATTCAAAATTGTCAAGTATGCGAGCGAGATCACAGAGCAGGTCACGATGCGCTCTTATTTCAAGAGCCAGCTTGAGGCCATCAACAAGTCACAGGCAGTCATTGAGTTCGAATTGGATGGTACCATCATCACGGCCAATGAAAATTTCCTGAAAACACTTGGCTATTCGCTGGAAGAAATCCAACGCAAACATCACAGAATGTTTGTCACACCTGCGCATGCAAAGAGTGCGCGATACAAAAATTTCTGGGAGCTACTTGGCCGTGGTGAATACCAGTCCGGCGAGTTTATGCGCGTTGCAAAAGACGGCTCGGAGCGTTGGATACAGGCATCTTACAATCCTGTTTTTAATCCACAAGGCCAGCCTGTCAAGGTAGTCAAGTATGCAACGGACGTCACGGAGACGGTACTAGCACGGGCAAACTTCCAGGGACAGCTTGATGCCATTCATAAGTCGCAGGCAGTCATTGAGTTTGAACTCGACGGCACCATCATCACAGCCAACGACAATTTCCTGAACACGCTTGGCTATTCGCTGCGTGAAGTACAGGGGCAACATCACAGCATGTTTGCTACGCCAGAATTGGCCAACAGCGCTGAGTATAAAGCCTTTTGGGAGCAACTGGGATACGGTGAGTACCAGTCAGGAGAGTTCATGCGCGTTGCAAAAGACGGATCCAATGTATGGATACAGGCTTCGTATAATCCGATCTACAACCCACAGGGCCAACCCTACAAGGTCGTTAAATACGCCACTGACATCACTGAGCAGGTCACTTCGCGTGCCAATTTTGAGGGCCAGCTCGACGCCATTCACAAGTCGCAGGCAGTCATTGAGTTTGAACTCGATGGCACCATTCTCACGGCAAACGATAATTTCCTAAACACACTCGGCTATTCCCTGGGCGAAGTACAGGGACAGCATCACAGCATGTTTGCTACATCCGAATTTGCTGCAAGTGCTGAGTATAAAGCGTTCTGGGCCAGGCTCGGACGCGGTGAGTACCAGTCTGGTGAGTTTATGCGCGTCGCCAAAGACGGCGCAGAAGTATGGATTCAGGCTTCTTACAACCCGATTTATAATCCGGAAGGTGAGGCTTACAAGGTTGTCAAATACGCAACGGACATCACCGAGCAGGTGATGGCGCGTGCCAATTTTGAAGGCCAGCTCGAAGCCATACACAAATCGCAGGCAGTCATTGAGTTTGAACTCGATGGCACCATCATCACGGCCAACGATAATTTCCTGCAGGCACTCGGCTATACGCTGAACGAAGTGCAAGGCAAACACCACCGTATCTTTGTGGACCGGGCCTATGCACAGAGCCAGGAATACAAAGACTTCTGGGCCAGCCTGAATCAAGGGCGCTACCAAAGCGGTGAATTCAAGCGCTTTGGCAGCAGTGGCAATGAAGTATGGATACAGGCTTCTTATAACCCGATTTACGACCCGAATGGCAAACCGATCAAAGTAGTCAAGTATGCATCTGACGTAACAGCCGCGGTACAGTCTAAAATTCACCTGAAAGAAAGCGTAGACAGCATGCTGGAGGTTGTTGATGCAGCCTCGCGGGGAGATCTCTCCATTGCGGTTGGCGTATCGGGTGAAGATGCTATTGGCAAAATGGGTGAAGGCCTGCAACGGTTCATCGAAAACCTGAAAGAAACGATTATCAAAATTGATGACAGTGCCCAGATGCTGACGTCCGCATCAGAGCAGCTTTCAGCAGTGAGCGAAACGATGGGTGGCAGTGCTACTGAAACCTCGTCACAAGCCAACCTGGTAGCTGCTGCAGCTGAACAGGTAAGCAGCAATATTCAAACTGTAGCAGCCGGCGCAGAAGAAATGACAGCCAGCATCAAGTCGGTTGCAAGCAGTGCCGGCGAAGCTTCTCGCGTAGCCAATGAAGCAGTACAGGCTGCTGAGCAGACAAACCAGACCGTTTCCAAACTTGGCGAAAGCAGTACTGAAATTGGCAAGGTCATCAAAGTAATTACCTCCATTGCCCAGCAGACCAACTTGCTTGCACTCAATGCAACAATTGAAGCAGCACGCGCCGGAGAAGCCGGCAAAGGCTTTGCAGTTGTTGCCAACGAAGTGAAAGAGTTAGCCAAGCAAACTGCACAGGCGACGGAAGAAATCAGTCAGAAAATCGAAGCCATTCAAACGGATACCCAGGGCGCTGTGCAGGCCATCAGCCACATCAGCAGTATCATTGGCCAGATCAATGAATTCCAGGGCACCATTGCTACGGCGGTTGAAGAGCAGTCCAGCACAACGTCTGAAATTGCGCGTAACGTGCACGAAGCAGCCAAAGGCAGCGCTGAGATTGCGGAGAACATCACCAAAGTGGCCATGGCCGCAGAAAGCACATCAAGTGGTGCAAGTGATACCAGCAGCGCCACGATGGAGCTTACCAAAATGGCAAATACGCTACAAAACATTGTAGCACAATTCAAATACTAG